In a single window of the Papaver somniferum cultivar HN1 chromosome 8, ASM357369v1, whole genome shotgun sequence genome:
- the LOC113305798 gene encoding uncharacterized protein LOC113305798 — MASYLGNHQFGVGIPCRGEVILHSDNRLLELKGGHDNMTMLLVDFSNAFNLVDRTTMVREVRSKCPSIARWVDFCYAKPARLYYNEFTLYSSLDVPQGDPLGPLLSALTLHPLVCMISLQCRLDLHTWYLDDGTLVGDTLEVSKALSIIQSEGGSSGIHLNIKKTEIFWLVVDPRSLDDSVFPLDIGRPFIGVKLLGGSVSFDLQFCSDLIWARVDKTVTLMDVIKKLKYLQSKLLFLRSCIGVSRLYISLRTTNPLALESAKNLYDQQLFQFLRHIVTGDVAGFGHLQQRIATLPMKDGGLGVYTMEDTNYY; from the coding sequence ATGGCCTCCTACTTAGGTAATCATCAGTTCGGTGTGGGGATCCCTTGTAGGGGAGAAGTTATCTTACATTCGGATAATAGGTTATTGGAGTTGAAAGGGGGACATGATAACATGACCATGCTTTTAGTTGATTTCTCCAATGCTTTTAATCTTGTGGACAGGACCACTATGGTCAGGGAAGTCCGAAGCAAATGCCCCAGCATTGCCAGGTGGGTAGATTTTTGTTATGCTAAGCCTGCCAGACTTTACTACAACGAATTCACTTTATATTCGTCCTTGGATGTTCCACAAGGGGACCCGTTAGGTCCCTTGTTGTCCGCCCTTACTTTACATCCACTCGTATGTATGATTTCTTTGCAGTGCCGGCTTGACTTGCACACGTGGTATTTGGATGATGGCACGTTGGTAGGGGATACATTGGAAGTGTCGAAGGCCTTGAGCATCATTCAGTCAGAGGGTGGTAGTAGTGGGATTCATTTGAACATCAAGAAGACCGAGATTTTCTGGCTGGTGGTGGATCCTAGGAGTTTAGATGACAGTGTTTTCCCGTTGGACATTGGTAGGCCTTTTATAGGGGTCAAACTGTTGGGAGGATCGGTCAGTTTCGATCTCCAATTTTGCAGTGATCTAATTTGGGCCAGGGTTGATAAAACTGTCACCTTAATGGATGTTATAAAGAAGCTGAAATACCTTCAAAGCAAGCTCCTTTTTTTACGCAGTTGCATCGGTGTCTCTAGGCTGTATATTTCCTTGAGGACCACCAATCCCCTTGCTTTGGAGAGTGCTAAAAACCTTTATGATCAACAATTGTTTCAATTTTTGAGACATATTGTTACAGGTGATGTTGCAGGCTTTGGTCATCTACAGCAGCGCATTGCCACCTTGCCGATGAAAGATGGCGGCCTTGGTGTTTACACTATGGAGGACACAAACTATTATTGA
- the LOC113302143 gene encoding phosphoribosylamine--glycine ligase-like, whose product MACVAYNNPSTAFLSFHENRFTKPFSLNRPSFSVFVSKPKRCNPIHSSAIIRESYLFPNSSPRRSSFSGEFKRCSEHSEKSGCISAITFDYYDKAPEERLVVLVIGGGGREHAICYALQRSPSVDGVFCLPGNDGIANSGCATCVHGLDISDSSKVISFCQEWGVKLVVVGPEAPLVAGLSDILNKAGIPTFGPSAEAAALEGSKDFMKRLCYKYGIPTAKYQTFTDPSAAKQYIQEQGVPIVIKTDGLAAGKGVVVAMTLDEAYEAVDSMLVKGVFGSAGCRVIIEEFLEGEEASFFALVDGETAIPLESAQDHKRVGDGDTGPNTGGMGAYSPAPIVTEDIKSFIMESIILPTVKGMSEEGCKFVGVLFAGLMIEKRTGLPKLIEYNVRFGDPECQALMVRLESDLAQALLAACRGELNNVSLKWSSDSAMVVVMASKGYPGKYMKDTVIRNLKDVEEMLQDEEREHKQKQVSSLVKVFHAGTSTNDDGNYIAVGGRVLGVTATGKDLKEARDKAYETVEKINWPEGFFRRDIGWRALPKKSFWRNLW is encoded by the exons ATGGCATGTGTTGCATACAATAATCCCTCAACAGCGTTTTTGAGTTTTCATGAGAATCGATTTACAAAACCTTTTTCCTTAAATCGTCCTTCATTTTCAGTATTCGTTAGTAAACCTAAAAGATGCAACCCTATTCATTCTTCTGCCATAATCAGAGAATCTTATCTGTTTCCGAATTCGAGTCCAAGGCGTTCATCTTTTTCTGGTGAATTCAAGAGATGTTCAGAACATTCAGAGAAATCTGGTTGTATCAGTGCAATTACCTTCGATTATTACGATAAAGCTCCAG AAGAGAGGTTGGTGGTGTTAGTTATTGGAGGTGGAGGAAGGGAACACGCAATTTGTTATGCCTTGCAGCGGTCTCCATCTGTTGATGGAGTATTTTGTCTTCCTGGCAATGATGGAATTGCTAACTCAGGGTGTGCCACCTGTGTACACGGCCTTGACATTTCTGACAGCTCAAAGGTGATATCGTTTTGTCAAGAGTGGGGAGTTAAATTGGTTGTGGTAGGACCAGAGGCTCCCTTGGTTGCAGGTCTTTCAGATATTCTTAATAAGGCTGGGATACCTACTTTTGGTCCGTCAGCAGAGGCTGCTGCTTTGGAGGGATCTAAGGATTTCATGAAGAGGTTGTGTTACAAGTATGGAATTCCCACTGCTAAG TATCAAACATTTACAGATCCATCCGCAGCAAAGCAATACATTCAAGAGCAAGGAGTACCCATCGTCATTAAAACTGATGGCCTTGCCGCTGGCAAAGGAGTTGTTGTTGCCATGACCTTGGACGAGGCATATGAAGCTGTTGACTCAATGCTCGTAAAAGGTGTGTTTGGATCTGCAGGCTGTCGTGTGATTATTGAGGAATTCTTGGAGGGAGAAGAAGCTTCATTTTTTGCACTCGTCGATGGTGAGACAGCCATACCTCTTGAATCTGCTCAGGATCATAAACGGGTTGGGGATGGTGACACAGGACCTAATACAGGGGGAATGGGTGCATACTCACCGGCTCCTATAGTAACAGAAGACATTAAGTCTTTTATAATGGAATCTATAATTCTGCCTACGGTGAAAGGAATGTCTGAAGAAGGATGTAAATTTGTTGGAGTTTTATTTGCTGGTCTCATGATTGAAAAGAGAACTGGTTTACCAAAACTTATAGAGTACAATGTGCGGTTTGGAGACCCTGAATGCCAG GCTTTGATGGTTAGGTTGGAATCAGATTTAGCACAAGCTCTACTTGCAGCTTGCCGAGGAGAGTTGAATAATGTGTCATTGAAGTGGTCCTCTGACTCAgccatggtggtggtgatggcaagTAAAGGCTACCCTGGAAAATACATGAAAGATACTGTGATCCGAAATCTCAAAGACGTAGAAGAAATGCTACAAGATGAAGAAAGAGAACACAAACAAAAACAAGTTTCTTCTTTGGTTAAAGTTTTTCATGCAGGAACATCAACCAACGACGATGGCAATTACATTGCTGTTGGAGGTCGTGTTCTTGGGGTTACAGCAACAGGAAAAGATTTGAAAGAGGCACGGGATAAAGCTTATGAAACTGTTGAAAAAATTAACTGGCCAGAAGGATTTTTTAGACGAGATATTGGTTGGAGAGCACTTCCTAAGAAATCATTTTGGCGAAATTTGTGGTGA